One part of the Arabidopsis thaliana chromosome 4, partial sequence genome encodes these proteins:
- a CDS encoding 2-oxoglutarate (2OG) and Fe(II)-dependent oxygenase superfamily protein (2-oxoglutarate (2OG) and Fe(II)-dependent oxygenase superfamily protein; FUNCTIONS IN: oxidoreductase activity; INVOLVED IN: metabolic process; LOCATED IN: cellular_component unknown; CONTAINS InterPro DOMAIN/s: Oxoglutarate/iron-dependent oxygenase (InterPro:IPR005123); BEST Arabidopsis thaliana protein match is: 2-oxoglutarate (2OG) and Fe(II)-dependent oxygenase superfamily protein (TAIR:AT5G51310.1); Has 30201 Blast hits to 17322 proteins in 780 species: Archae - 12; Bacteria - 1396; Metazoa - 17338; Fungi - 3422; Plants - 5037; Viruses - 0; Other Eukaryotes - 2996 (source: NCBI BLink).), with translation MSELHSSLQLPVLDLTQPIESSILSSLSEACKEWGFFYVTNHGISKEMFSKICSLSRDVFKAPLESKLKLGPISYTPRYIASPYFESLVVSGPDFSDSAKASADVLFQDHHKPELRETMQEYGAKMAELSKRLIKILLMMTLGDETGKRLYQTDFSNCHGYLRLVNYTPPHDVEKQEELVEGLGMHTDMSCITIVYQDSVGGLQMRSKEGKWIDINPCNDFLVVNIGDLMQAWSNGRLRSSEHRVVLRKLVNRVSLAFFLCFEDEKVILAPQEIVGEGKQRSYKSFKCSEYLKFRQSNEEGKFEKIGFTVKDFAGLKLAQPDDP, from the exons atgtcTGAACTTCATTCTTCTCTGCAGCTTCCTGTGTTAGACTTAACACAACCAATTGAGTCCTCTATACTGTCTTCTCTCTCTGAGGCTTGTAAAGAGTGGGGATTCTTCTATGTCACCAATCATGGAATCTCTAAAGAGATGTTCAGCAAAATTTGTTCCTTGTCCAGAGATGTTTTCAAAGCTCCTCTTGAATCAAAGCTCAAGCTTGGTCCCATTTCATATACTCCTCGGTACATCGCCTCTCCTTATTTCGAAAGCCTTGTTGTCTCTGGACCTGATTTCTCTGATTCTGCCAAAGCTTCAGCAGATGTTTTGTTCCAAGATCATCATAAACCAGAGTTAAG aGAAACAATGCAAGAATACGGAGCTAAAATGGCAGAATTGTCCAAAAGACTCATAAAGATTCTCTTGATGATGACTTTAGGAGATGAAACCGGAAAGAGACTCTACCAAACTGACTTTAGCAACTGTCATGGATACTTAAGGCTAGTGAACTACACACCTCCACACGACgtggagaagcaagaagagctCGTTGAAGGTCTCGGGATGCACACTGATATGAGCTGCATAACAATAGTCTATCAAGATTCCGTTGGTGGGCTTCAGATGAGGTCTAAAGAAGGGAAATGGATCGATATAAACCCGTGCAACGATTTCCTTGTTGTTAATATTGGAGACCTTATGCAAGCATGGAGTAATGGACGGCTGAGATCATCTGAACATCGAGTTGTATTGAGAAAGTTGGTGAACAGAGTCTCTCTGGcgttttttctctgttttgagGATGAGAAAGTGATACTTGCACCTCAAGAAATTGTGGGTGAgggaaaacaaagaagctaCAAGTCGTTTAAGTGTTCGGAGTACCTGAAGTTCAGACAGAGCAATGAAGAAGGGAAGTTTGAGAAGATTGGTTTCACTGTCAAAGACTTTGCTGGACTAAAGCTGGCTCAACCAGATGATCCTTAG
- a CDS encoding 2-oxoglutarate (2OG) and Fe(II)-dependent oxygenase superfamily protein (2-oxoglutarate (2OG) and Fe(II)-dependent oxygenase superfamily protein; FUNCTIONS IN: oxidoreductase activity; INVOLVED IN: metabolic process; LOCATED IN: cellular_component unknown; CONTAINS InterPro DOMAIN/s: Oxoglutarate/iron-dependent oxygenase (InterPro:IPR005123); BEST Arabidopsis thaliana protein match is: 2-oxoglutarate (2OG) and Fe(II)-dependent oxygenase superfamily protein (TAIR:AT5G51310.1); Has 35333 Blast hits to 34131 proteins in 2444 species: Archae - 798; Bacteria - 22429; Metazoa - 974; Fungi - 991; Plants - 531; Viruses - 0; Other Eukaryotes - 9610 (source: NCBI BLink).) has product MQEYGAKMAELSKRLIKILLMMTLGDETGKRLYQTDFSNCHGYLRLVNYTPPHDVEKQEELVEGLGMHTDMSCITIVYQDSVGGLQMRSKEGKWIDINPCNDFLVVNIGDLMQAWSNGRLRSSEHRVVLRKLVNRVSLAFFLCFEDEKVILAPQEIVGEGKQRSYKSFKCSEYLKFRQSNEEGKFEKIGFTVKDFAGLKLAQPDDP; this is encoded by the coding sequence ATGCAAGAATACGGAGCTAAAATGGCAGAATTGTCCAAAAGACTCATAAAGATTCTCTTGATGATGACTTTAGGAGATGAAACCGGAAAGAGACTCTACCAAACTGACTTTAGCAACTGTCATGGATACTTAAGGCTAGTGAACTACACACCTCCACACGACgtggagaagcaagaagagctCGTTGAAGGTCTCGGGATGCACACTGATATGAGCTGCATAACAATAGTCTATCAAGATTCCGTTGGTGGGCTTCAGATGAGGTCTAAAGAAGGGAAATGGATCGATATAAACCCGTGCAACGATTTCCTTGTTGTTAATATTGGAGACCTTATGCAAGCATGGAGTAATGGACGGCTGAGATCATCTGAACATCGAGTTGTATTGAGAAAGTTGGTGAACAGAGTCTCTCTGGcgttttttctctgttttgagGATGAGAAAGTGATACTTGCACCTCAAGAAATTGTGGGTGAgggaaaacaaagaagctaCAAGTCGTTTAAGTGTTCGGAGTACCTGAAGTTCAGACAGAGCAATGAAGAAGGGAAGTTTGAGAAGATTGGTTTCACTGTCAAAGACTTTGCTGGACTAAAGCTGGCTCAACCAGATGATCCTTAG